From the genome of Triticum aestivum cultivar Chinese Spring chromosome 3B, IWGSC CS RefSeq v2.1, whole genome shotgun sequence, one region includes:
- the LOC123068206 gene encoding tetratricopeptide repeat domain-containing protein PYG7, chloroplastic isoform X1 — translation MAAACRFAAPLGLAPLPRKRIAFSVGSAKAAPRGVAMKAATGTSGGEETPETVGPLCCTGVGRQIIKRAEEVFLSTQVKETSDLPSDTDLKRNMNLLQQLGILPCGATAWLSFAQSAQSSEGAKLNMVYEVGELFELGIQLSYLLILLGLLGTGTFFVIRQVLVRRELDLSAKDLQEQVRSGEGSATELFELGAVMLRRKFYPAAIKYLQQAIQKWDRDEQDLAQVYNALGVSYKRENKLDKAIKQFEKAVELQPGYVTAWNNLGDAYEQQKDLASALRAFEEVLLFDPNNKVARPRRDDLKSRVGMYKGVPVKTTDKR, via the exons ATGGCCGCCGCCTGCCGTTTCGCCGCGCCGCTGGGCCTCGCCCCGCTGCCTCGCAAGAGAATCGCTTTCTCGGTGGGCTCCGCCAAGGCCGCTCCACGGGGCGTCGCGATGAAGGCGGCAACCGGGACGTCCGGCGGCGAGGAGACGCCGGAGACCGTCGGCCCCCTCTGCTGCACCGGCGTAG GAAGGCAGATTATCAAGAGAGCAGAGGAGGTTTTTCTTTCAACACAAGTAAAAG AAACTTCCGATCTCCCTTCTGACACGGATCTAAAGAGAAATATGAACTTGCTGCAGCAACTTGGTATACTTCCTTGTGGTGCTACGGCATGGTTGAGTTTTGCACAGTCAGCACAGTCTAGTGAAGGAGCAAAGTTAAATATGGTTTACGAGGTTGGGGAGCTGTTTGAGCTGGGAATTCAGCTTTCGTATCTGCTCATACTGCTTGGTCTGCTTGGAACTGGTACATTTTTTGTCATCCGCCAGGTTCTTGTCCGCAGAGAGCTCGATCTTTCTGCGAAAGACTTGCAG GAACAAGTGAGAAGTGGTGAGGGAAGCGCTACTGAACTTTTTGAGCTTGGAGCAGTGATGCTCCGGAGAAAGTTTTACCCTGCAGCTATCAAATATCTACAGCAAGCAATCCAAAAATGGGACAGAGATGAGCAAGATCTTGCACAG GTGTACAACGCCCTCGGGGTGAGCTACAAGCGGGAGAACAAACTGGACAAGGCAATCAAGCAATTCGAGAAGGCCGTGGAGCTCCAACCAGGCTATGTGACGGCGTGGAACAACCTCGGCGACGCATATGAGCAGCAGAAGGACCTCGCGTCGGCGCTCAGGGCGTTCGAGGAGGTATTGCTCTTTGATCCAAACAACAAGGTGGCAAGGCCGCGCCGAGACGACCTCAAGTCGCGCGTGGGCATGTACAAGGGGGTGCCAGTGAAGACGACGGACAAGCGATAG
- the LOC123068206 gene encoding tetratricopeptide repeat domain-containing protein PYG7, chloroplastic isoform X2 has product MAAACRFAAPLGLAPLPRKRIAFSVGSAKAAPRGVAMKAATGTSGGEETPETVGPLCCTGIIKRAEEVFLSTQVKETSDLPSDTDLKRNMNLLQQLGILPCGATAWLSFAQSAQSSEGAKLNMVYEVGELFELGIQLSYLLILLGLLGTGTFFVIRQVLVRRELDLSAKDLQEQVRSGEGSATELFELGAVMLRRKFYPAAIKYLQQAIQKWDRDEQDLAQVYNALGVSYKRENKLDKAIKQFEKAVELQPGYVTAWNNLGDAYEQQKDLASALRAFEEVLLFDPNNKVARPRRDDLKSRVGMYKGVPVKTTDKR; this is encoded by the exons ATGGCCGCCGCCTGCCGTTTCGCCGCGCCGCTGGGCCTCGCCCCGCTGCCTCGCAAGAGAATCGCTTTCTCGGTGGGCTCCGCCAAGGCCGCTCCACGGGGCGTCGCGATGAAGGCGGCAACCGGGACGTCCGGCGGCGAGGAGACGCCGGAGACCGTCGGCCCCCTCTGCTGCACCGGC ATTATCAAGAGAGCAGAGGAGGTTTTTCTTTCAACACAAGTAAAAG AAACTTCCGATCTCCCTTCTGACACGGATCTAAAGAGAAATATGAACTTGCTGCAGCAACTTGGTATACTTCCTTGTGGTGCTACGGCATGGTTGAGTTTTGCACAGTCAGCACAGTCTAGTGAAGGAGCAAAGTTAAATATGGTTTACGAGGTTGGGGAGCTGTTTGAGCTGGGAATTCAGCTTTCGTATCTGCTCATACTGCTTGGTCTGCTTGGAACTGGTACATTTTTTGTCATCCGCCAGGTTCTTGTCCGCAGAGAGCTCGATCTTTCTGCGAAAGACTTGCAG GAACAAGTGAGAAGTGGTGAGGGAAGCGCTACTGAACTTTTTGAGCTTGGAGCAGTGATGCTCCGGAGAAAGTTTTACCCTGCAGCTATCAAATATCTACAGCAAGCAATCCAAAAATGGGACAGAGATGAGCAAGATCTTGCACAG GTGTACAACGCCCTCGGGGTGAGCTACAAGCGGGAGAACAAACTGGACAAGGCAATCAAGCAATTCGAGAAGGCCGTGGAGCTCCAACCAGGCTATGTGACGGCGTGGAACAACCTCGGCGACGCATATGAGCAGCAGAAGGACCTCGCGTCGGCGCTCAGGGCGTTCGAGGAGGTATTGCTCTTTGATCCAAACAACAAGGTGGCAAGGCCGCGCCGAGACGACCTCAAGTCGCGCGTGGGCATGTACAAGGGGGTGCCAGTGAAGACGACGGACAAGCGATAG
- the LOC123064196 gene encoding uncharacterized protein: MPLGKLVESDGTLLCLIVASCKLVSSICNFHVFLLSDDGFTSKEITELVTGTMVVAICYPYILLKWHELILLNLTPLKSWVTWCPNVRIFRDTVVLVIISYLLLLDINSSFVSLAIFPIMAITFIGALYFKLNRCTGDIGRKVTPQSSMVDENTIKTPMELEIIVVVTFGALLVMDQLDDGADTGFAFTQFLLFLSSIVAALTRMMMKLPPGPFPGSAPASELLRKTLLILLLVTAHTLAAEWLGEDVVVFCMPEVIPVLLWYSLHLVRPHQNPIISVDKMKPHMKGLIALSTLVVFPLFAYMVNSMDVSGLSWCTRIMVSCGVSGVLTYYLVFMLRYWHWPWQKEAAASGSSKDDVPSSGMLKFLADALLITTTLLLLLSYMVSVRLGLRPSLVGTLYVECND, translated from the exons ATGCCgcttg GAAAACTGGTGGAATCTGATGGAACATTGTTATGCCTAATAGTAGCATCCTGCAAACTGGTCAGCAGTATCTGCAATTTCCATGTGTTTCTATTAAGTGATGATGGTTTTACCAGCAAAGAAATCACTGAGTTGGTGACTGGCACAATGGTGGTTGCTATTTGCTACCCCTATATACTTTTGAAATGGCACGAATTGATCTTGCTGAACTTGACACCCTTGAAGTCGTGGGTCACATGGTGTCCTAACGTCAGGATTTTCAGAGACACGGTCGTTCTTGTGATTATTTCTTACCTGCTATTGCTGGACATCAATTCGAGCTTCGTCTCACTTGCCATCTTTCCCATCATGGCCATTACTTTCATAGGAGCACTGTACTTTAAGCTCAATCGTTGTACTGGCGACATTGGTCGTAAAGTTACTCCACAATCTTCTATGGTCGATGAGAATACCATCAAGACACCTATGGAGCTGGAGATCATAGTGGTGGTGACGTTCGGGGCGCTGTTGGTGATGGATCAACTTGACGATGGTGCAGATACGGGCTTCGCCTTCACACAGTTTCTCCTGTTCCTGAGCTCCATTGTGGCGGCATTGACGCGCATGATGATGAAGCTGCCTCCTGGTCCTTTTCCGGGTAGTGCACCGGCATCAGAGTTGCTCCGCAAGACCTTGCTTATACTTCTACTAGTGACGGCACACACATTGGCCGCGGAGTGGCTGGGCGAGGATGTGGTTGTGTTCTGCATGCCGGAGGTTATCCCGGTGCTCCTCTGGTACAGCCTTCACCTCGTCCGCCCACACCAGAACCCAATCATCAGCGTTGACAAAATGAAGCCACACATGAAGGGGCTCATTGCCCTATCTACACTGGTCGTATTTCCTCTTTTCGCATACATGGTGAACTCCATGGATGTTTCTGGGCTCTCCTGGTGCACGAGGATCATGGTGTCATGTGGCGTCTCAGGGGTTCTGACCTACTACCTTGTGTTCATGCTACGCTACTGGCATTGGCCATGGCAAAAAGAAGCCGCAGCTTCTGGCAGCAGCAAGGACGATGTCCCGTCCTCGGGCATGCTCAAGTTTTTGGCAGATGCTTTACTGATAACGACGACCTTGCTATTGCTGCTAAGCTATATGGTTTCCGTCCGACTTGGTCTGCGGCCATCATTGGTTGGTACACTATATGTCGAGTGCAACGACTAA
- the LOC123068204 gene encoding uncharacterized protein: protein MEWSQGSQQRKILSDAQTPPVPSGLPLFGKVEKSDVTWSCIIVFRFTLLSSVGNLLVVFHYDGTSKDTSELLTGTMEAVICFYYLSALAPSNVRPNERNFVDTGALVIMSYLLLLDINLSFLWLALLPTMAIVFIGALYIKLNHHTSDSYGKVTPESSNIDEKTIKTPMELRIIDEKTIKTPMELRIIVVVTFGALLVMDQLDDDTAGGFTISQFLLFLSSTVAALTCMVMKLPADRFLGSAPASELLQKTLLLLLLVTVHTLAAELLGEDVVLFCMPEVIPVLLWLSLNLDRPHHSPLTNIYKMKRHMKGLTIALGVVVVVPLFAYLVSSMDVSGLSYCTTIMVACGISGVLTYYIVFMLNYWHWPWQKQQATADSSSKDDVHSSGMLKFWADVLLIAAAVLLLLRYMVDVRLDLQQPL, encoded by the exons ATGGAGTGGAGCCAAGGATCTCAGCAGCGAAAAATATTGTCAGACGCTCAGACACCTCCAGTTCCTTCAGGATTGCCATTGTTTG GCAAGGTTGAGAAATCGGATGTAACATGGTCATGCATAATAGTATTCAGGTTCACACTGTTGAGCAGTGTTGGCAATTTGCTAGTGGTATTTCATTATGATGGTACCAGCAAAGACACAAGTGAGCTGCTAACTGGCACAATGGAGGCTGTTATTTGCTTCTATTATTTGAGCGCATTAGCGCCTTCGAACGTGCGCCCCAACGAACGGAATTTCGTAGACACAGGCGCTCTTGTTATTATGTCTTATCTATTATTACTGGACATCAACCTGAGCTTTCTCTGGCTGGCCCTCTTGCCCACCATGGCCATTGTTTTCATTGGAGCGCTTTACATCAAGCTCAATCATCATACTAGCGATAGCTATGGAAAAGTTACTCCAGAATCTTCTAACATCGACGAGAAGACCATCAAGACACCGATGGAGCTTCGGATCATCGACGAGAAGACCATCAAGACACCGATGGAGCTTCGGATCATAGTGGTGGTGACTTTTGGGGCTCTCCTAGTCATGGATCAGCTCGACGACGATACAGCTGGTGGGTTCACCATCTCCCAGTTCCTCCTATTCCTGAGCTCCACGGTGGCGGCACTGACGTGCATGGTGATGAAGCTGCCTGCCGACCGTTTTTTGGGCAGTGCTCCGGCGTCAGAGTTGCTCCAAAAGACCTTGCTTCTACTCCTACTGGTGACGGTGCACACATTGGCCGCGGAGTTGTTAGGCGAGGACGTGGTTCTGTTCTGCATGCCAGAGGTCATCCCGGTGCTCCTCTGGCTCAGCCTTAACCTCGACCGCCCGCACCACAGCCCGCTCACCAACATCTACAAAATGAAGCGACACATGAAGGGACTCACTATTGCCCTAGGTGTAGTGGTGGTAGTTCCTCTTTTTGCGTACTTAGTGAGCTCCATGGATGTATCTGGGCTCTCGTACTGCACGACGATCATGGTGGCATGTGGCATCTCAGGGGTTCTGACCTACTACATTGTATTCATGCTAAACTACTGGCATTGGCCGTGGCAGAAGCAACAAGCAACAGCTGACAGCAGCAGCAAGGACGATGTGCATTCCTCAGGTATGCTCAAGTTCTGGGCAGATGTTTTACTGATAGCGGCGGCAGTGCTGCTCCTCCTAAGGTATATGGTTGATGTCCGGCTTGATCTCCAACAACCACTATAG
- the LOC123068206 gene encoding tetratricopeptide repeat domain-containing protein PYG7, chloroplastic isoform X3 yields the protein MNLLQQLGILPCGATAWLSFAQSAQSSEGAKLNMVYEVGELFELGIQLSYLLILLGLLGTGTFFVIRQVLVRRELDLSAKDLQEQVRSGEGSATELFELGAVMLRRKFYPAAIKYLQQAIQKWDRDEQDLAQVYNALGVSYKRENKLDKAIKQFEKAVELQPGYVTAWNNLGDAYEQQKDLASALRAFEEVLLFDPNNKVARPRRDDLKSRVGMYKGVPVKTTDKR from the exons ATGAACTTGCTGCAGCAACTTGGTATACTTCCTTGTGGTGCTACGGCATGGTTGAGTTTTGCACAGTCAGCACAGTCTAGTGAAGGAGCAAAGTTAAATATGGTTTACGAGGTTGGGGAGCTGTTTGAGCTGGGAATTCAGCTTTCGTATCTGCTCATACTGCTTGGTCTGCTTGGAACTGGTACATTTTTTGTCATCCGCCAGGTTCTTGTCCGCAGAGAGCTCGATCTTTCTGCGAAAGACTTGCAG GAACAAGTGAGAAGTGGTGAGGGAAGCGCTACTGAACTTTTTGAGCTTGGAGCAGTGATGCTCCGGAGAAAGTTTTACCCTGCAGCTATCAAATATCTACAGCAAGCAATCCAAAAATGGGACAGAGATGAGCAAGATCTTGCACAG GTGTACAACGCCCTCGGGGTGAGCTACAAGCGGGAGAACAAACTGGACAAGGCAATCAAGCAATTCGAGAAGGCCGTGGAGCTCCAACCAGGCTATGTGACGGCGTGGAACAACCTCGGCGACGCATATGAGCAGCAGAAGGACCTCGCGTCGGCGCTCAGGGCGTTCGAGGAGGTATTGCTCTTTGATCCAAACAACAAGGTGGCAAGGCCGCGCCGAGACGACCTCAAGTCGCGCGTGGGCATGTACAAGGGGGTGCCAGTGAAGACGACGGACAAGCGATAG